The proteins below are encoded in one region of Oncorhynchus masou masou isolate Uvic2021 chromosome 15, UVic_Omas_1.1, whole genome shotgun sequence:
- the LOC135556659 gene encoding small ribosomal subunit protein uS15-like has translation MGRMHAPGKGLSQSALPYRRSVPTWLKLASDDVKEQIFKLAKKGLTPSQIGVILRDSHGVAQVRFVTGNKILRILKTKGLAPDLPEDLYHLIKKAVAVRKHLERNRKDKDAKFRLILTESRIHRLARYYKTRRVVAPNWKYESSTASALVA, from the exons ATGGGTCGCATGCACGCTCCAGG AAAGGGCTTGTCCCAGTCGGCGTTGCCTTACAGGCGAAGTGTCCCCACT TGGCTGAAGCTGGCCTCTGATGATGTCAAGGAACAGATCTTCAAGCTGGCCAAAAAGGGATTGACCCCCTCTCAGATTG GTGTCATTCTAAGGGACTCCCACGGTGTGGCCCAGGTGCGTTTTGTCACCGGCAACAAGATTTTGAGGATCCTCAAGACCAAGGGCCTGGCCCCAGACCTCCCAGAGGACCTGTATCACCTCATCAAGAAGGCTGTGGCTGTCAGGAAGCATCTGGAGAGGAACAGAAAG GACAAGGATGCCAAGTTCCGCCTGATCCTCACCGAGAGCAGGATCCACAGGCTGGCCCGTTACTATAAGACCAGGAGAGTAGTTGCTCCCAACTGGAAGTA TGAGTCGTCAACAGCTTCTGCTCTGGTGGCATAA
- the ppp1r15b gene encoding protein phosphatase 1 regulatory subunit 15B, translated as MDIAQEKMASSVDFRKASHRTAMERFGDGGMALLPWTKHVLTVLWEQLRVLVHVIYYSFLAVFQMFRFEVHLRITDETGQHVQHMTTASNPADSFLFSSLFDSEESVMLAGSNPLSNFCGDVGDSFSGNPHAGSLLSSLRAEELCCGLVDDFVSRATMDSEDGLCLGLHPSWKLGFPGDWNLFMSSTDSSSSSDEMCCKNKEKVFGFKPKHDTTEDDMDLNWGKEADRNMGEFDSEDSKALWESLSISSDPYNPLSFSACISSCSNMAERENDCVGSRLECNLSSRPGEDLQETCGGVNFWSSRSDSESSWGSSEGSCADLDKEESERLWELFTSPTDPYNPLCFTASVVSSVPHTDKTLTHFQEAEGASVMTSCSSDTERESVGHSSSDDDEEQHLWMSLSQNNDLYHPLNFHACFQRSPKTTEPPAFSTKDPLTPHSCPTETPLGQAKQRGTKNPQTTRPTKPCLPKRPQKQHCHPATTLVPWRRPEAKVTQEDKDIHPLKKVRFSPLVQVHVMRTWPFARHVSRKGPWEELARDRGRFRRRIQEAEQTIDYCFSQSHREKIWANLLSISTSATPLVQELRTSVFP; from the exons ATGGACATCGCTCAAGAAAAAATGGCATCAAGTGTTGATTTTAGGAAGGCTTCTCATCGAACTGCGATGGAGAGGTTTGGCGACGGGGGTATGGCGCTTCTACCGTGGACCAAGCACGTACTGACCGTACTGTGGGAACAACTACGGGTGTTGGTCCATGTCATTTACTACAGCTTCTTGGCAG TTTTCCAAATGTTCAGGTTTGAAGTTCACCTGAGAATCACGGATGAAACTGGTCAACACGTCCAGCACATGACCACGGCATCAAATCCAGCCgactccttcctcttctcctcattgTTTGACAGTGAAGAAAGTGTCATGCTTGCTGGCTCTAACCCCCTATCGAATTTCTGTGGGGACGTGGGTGATTCTTTCTCTGGGAATCCCCACGCAGGGTCCCTTCTGTCTAGCCTACGGGCTGAGGAGCTGTGCTGCGGATTGGTGGACGACTTTGTGTCCCGCGCCACAATGGATAGCGAAGATGGACTTTGCCTTGGACTCCACCCCAGCTGGAAACTGGGCTTTCCAGGTGACTGGAACCTGTTTATGAGCAGCACTGACAGCAGCTCCAGCTCAGATGAAATGTGTTGCAAGAACAAGGAGAAAGTGTTTGGCTTCAAACCCAAACATGACACCACTGAAGATGATATGGATCTTAACTGGGGAAAGGAGGCTGACCGAAACATGGGTGAGTTTGACAGCGAGGACAGTAAAGCACTTTGGGAGTCCTTGTCCATCTCCAGCGACCCCTATAACCCTCTATCTTTCTCCGCCTGCATTTCAAGTTGCTCCAATATGGCGGAAAGGGAAAATGATTGTGTTGGGAGCCGCCTCGAATGTAACTTATCCAGCAGGCCCGGCGAAGACCTTCAAGAGACCTGCGGTGGCGTGAACTTCTGGAGCAGCCGTTCAGATAGTGAAAGCAGCTGGGGCAGTTCGGAAGGTTCGTGCGCAGACCTGGAcaaagaggagagtgagaggctCTGGGAGCTCTTCACCAGCCCCACCGACCCATATaaccccctgtgcttcacggcaTCTGTAGTCAGCTCAGTCCCTCACACAGACAAAACACTTACACACTTCCAGGAGGCTGAAGGGGCCTCAGTCATGACCTCATGTTCTtctgacacagagagggagagtgtgggcCATTCCTCttctgatgatgatgaggagcaGCATCTATGGATGTCCCTCTCCCAAAACAACGACCTTTACCACCCTCTGAACTTCCATGCCTGCTTCCAGAGATCCCCGAAAACCACAGAACCACCTGCCTTCAGCACTAAAGACCCACTTACTCCACATAGCTGCCCCACAGAGACACCACTCGGCCAGGCTAAGCAGAGGGGGACCAAAAACCCCCAAACAACCAGGCCCACAAAGCCTTGTCTACCCAAGAGACCGCAGAAGCAGCATTGCCACCCAGCTACTACACTGGTGCCCTGGAGGAGACCTGAAGCTAAAGTAACACAGGAAGACAAGGACATCCATCCTCTAAAAAAG GTGCGGTTCTCACCACTTGTTCAGGTCCACGTGATGCGTACTTGGCCCTTCGCTAGGCATGTGTCTCGCAAAGGACCCTGGGAGGAGCTAGCCCGAGACCGAGGCCGGTTCCGAAGGAGGATCCAGGAAGCAGAGCAGACCATTGACTACTGCTTCAGTCAGTCTCACAGAGAGAAGATCTGGGCCAATCTGCTTAGCATTTCAACATCAGCCACACCTCTGGTCCAAGAGCTCCGAACAAGTGTCTTTCCATAA